The sequence below is a genomic window from Phoenix dactylifera cultivar Barhee BC4 chromosome 16, palm_55x_up_171113_PBpolish2nd_filt_p, whole genome shotgun sequence.
ATTTACGCCAATGCATGCTTGCATGCATATAAAATTTGCACATCTTTTCATCATGGATGAATCATTATAAATTCACTCAAAGATAACCAAACACAAAAAAAGCATGGCAATTAAAAGGGAGGATTTTTTTGGCATTTACTCCAATtgatattaaatataaaatcaCTTGTCTCTCAAAGTTCTTTGTTGTATTAAACAAGTCATTTGCATTGTAAATAGAATATGAGTGATTGTAACAACTAGTATCAAGTCTAAGGAAAAAGCTTGAGAAGGCAAATAAAGAGCCCAATAGCTACAACACTTATAACTTGGAAGCAAAGAAGCAAAAAATGCTGGGTTTTCGACGATAGGCGGGAGACTTCGTGGAGTGTTGCCGAGAGAACCCGCATTCAGGCGGGTGAGATCATTAGGATCACTACAACAACTTTATTTAGGATGGTTAGGAACATTTGGGACCTCCGTTTGGCTACTTCTGTGGCCAAGTTACTCTTTATCTCTTGGAAGCCCCCACTCCTTGATTATCTAAAGGTGAATTTTGATTGCAATAGTCTTGGAGATCGCGACAAGGCTGGTGTGGAACTTGTGATCAGAGATCATGATTCACAGTTGATTGCTGCGAATAGACAGAACATCGGTGGGTTATCAGTTATACAGGTGGAGCTCAGAGCAGCATGGGAGGGCCACTTTTGCGCCAGACGGAGGCTGGGGTCGAGCACATCATTCTTGAGGGAGACTCAACCATAGTGATTGATTGGATACAGAAGGAGGGATAGAGGGGGGATGGAAGTCTCCTGCTATGTGACATCCGTCTGATGCTGAGAGACTGTTGTGCCTTCCAAGCAGTGCACGTGTATCGGAAGGCGAACAAGGCGACAGATTGGGTCGCTTTCTATGCTGCGCAGCACTCTAGAGAGGCTCTTTAGCTAATTTGGCAGCACCTCCTGGCCTTTGTGTCAGATTGTAACTTTTGATTCTGCTGACTATACTTACATTGGAGTAGGGTGGGTAGCCGttataccaaaaagaaaaacaaaacatgCTAGCTGTAAAATataatatcttttatatatttttcatttcaaATAAATATGGACAAAATGCCAGATACAAGATTTTTCCAGAGGTGGCAACCAGCATAATTTAGCATCTATGTGGATAATTCTGTAGATTTTGTGGGATTGGGAATAGTACTTTTACATCAAAGTATACCTAGCATGACTTAATCCATGACAATTAGAGCACTCCCAGCTCGTTCCGTGAGGAGAAAAAAGATATTTGCAGGTTTTTGTTTCCTCACTGTCCAAGTCCCTCCCCTCTTCAATCCTGGCTCCCATCCCCCCcaccctcctctttctctctctttttttttctctctctccctaatCTAGTATTCCCAATCCATAGAATCTAGTAAAATTTCATAAGATTATCCAAACCAACCTTTAGTGTCCAAAAGCTCATCCCAAAACATGACACTTCAAAGCCCCTTAATGAGGAATACAGGTGCGTATTGGCCTTTTggcattatataattttttatttaattttttctcACTGGAATATTTTTTCTGCAAAATTGATACATGAATATATAATacctgaaaaaataattttttcatatttgGTTGACTATGTGAAAGTGATACAGAAAACACATTTTTCAGATtaatttatatttggttgagtatatactttttttcaaaaagttatataatataactattatactcttaataaagtTATATAAAGTACCCAAAAAATATCacattaaataattatttttaaatctaaaatatttaaaaataactaCTCAAATTATTTATTGAGTTGGATTTTTAGAGTTCTAACAATGTTAGTAGTTAAACttctttatattataatatttttaatagttattaatatagttttatattaaaattaccACAACTTTTTGATATTATGATAATTTTAATagtttaaaattaattattaaaaatagctattaaaaaaattatgatggCTTAAAGATATCTTTGGTAAAAAAAAAGTTACCATAATTTTCGGCCTATAAAAAATTAGTTTAACCCATAAATACAGAAtacttattttcataaaaaaaactactcttctaatttttctcttttaaaaTCTTCAAcgagatatatttttttattttttgttgactttttttttttttctctttctgtgGCCCAAACGGGTCCATAATCTACTTTGTGGATGTCACCTCCACATCCTCCTCTCACGAGTCACGAGCAGTTCTTCTCATCCAACGAGTCGAATCTTTCGTTTTTTTTCCCTTGAGGATATCGTTTCTCCATAACGCATATCCCTCCAAAGGCATTCTCGCATTCTCACCCAACATTATTTCGAAGCCTTTGGACAGATCCCTCTCATCTGCTTTCATGACAAGATTCCCTTCTATTTTTCTTGCTTAATTTGAACCCCTTTTCCGACCAGAGAATCCAGGCCAATTCTAACCTTATTTTAGCAGTGTCCTCCATCATTACTACTCTAGAAGCCAGCGATGTCCAGCTCACTCATGATGCCATAAATCCATGTGGACGTCTTCTAGTCAAAAAATCTAAACGGACCGGGTCCAgtcatctttctttttttttttttttctctcctcctcttcttggtTGTGACTCTTAAGAAGTTTCTCGTTTGGAAACTCGAGACggcaaaaaagaacaaaaaaaaaaaaagaaggaaaagccgccgccgccgccgccgccgcgctTTGTTTTCTCCGTTTCTCTCTTCTCCTTGGGTCGCCCTTCCGCGATGGTTCTCAACGTCAGCTCGTCAACGCCACGGCCAAGAGGCGGAAGCGAAGGAAACCGAACCCccgattaaaataataataatataataataataataatatctcCTAGTGTGGACAAATATGAACGGAACTAAAAATCTTTGGACCTCAAGGCCCCAGGCTATAACTTTCAATTAGTTTCAACTTCGTTGGAATCGCGGGCGGAGACTGTGAGGGGATGGTGGGGTGAATGGCTGGAAGGATGAGCGCGAGGTGGAGGTGGGAGCAGTGCCTCCGGTCGACCACTTTgggcttcttcttctccgccgCCGTCCTCCTCGGATCGGTCGCCGCCCTCTTCGCCTGGCTCACCTTCTCCCCCTTTCCAAAACCCATCGCCtcggtctcctcctcctcctcctccaccgccgCCCTCGGCTGCCGCCCCGACGGCGAGGGGTCCTGGTCCATCGGTATCTTCTATGGCgactcccccttctccctcaaaCCCATCGAATCCGTGAGAGTCTTCTcctgtttcttttctttatttgttttccagttttttttttttgtttttctatagCTTGGTATGGATCCTGATTGGGATTTGGATGGTGGGGACAGTGGAATGTGTGGAGGAACGAAAGCGCGGCGTGGCCGGTGGCGAATCCCGTGTTTACTTGCGCTTCGGCTTCGGAGGCTGGATTTCCGAGCAATTTTGTCGCCGATCCCTTCCTCTATATCCAGGTGCGTGATAGATTTCACCGTGGAACTATCGAGCTTCTAGTGTTTGTTTGATTGTTTTCTGGAAGACTCGAGATCCCGGTTCTTACGCCCATATGAGTAAGTTTGCTTTATTGTTAATTGGTGGCGGGATCTTGGGTTCATATGCTGTTGTGAAGTTGTAGGTAGCGATTTAAATGGTTTAATAGCTGAGAAAGAGCGATTCTTCTTCTTGCATGAACTTGTGTGTGCTGGTGAAAGTAGTGAGGTCAAAATTGCTTTGTTCTTTAAggatttattatttaaatttttcataTAGAAGTTTAGGCGAGTCACTTTTAGTAGAATCTGAgttgttttgtttttaatttcttttagagCTCGGAGCTGCCCTGTAGTATGGAATTCAACTATAAGTGCGTCATTTGATCTTAGATTCTTGCTATGGTTCTTAGGGAAGGATATTGGATTTAGTTGCATTGACTGTAGAGTTCTGGTTGTGGGGAGTGGAAATTATTTTCACTCTCCTTAAAATATTGATTGCAGCAGAAAGCCAATTTTTTTTGAGGGTTTCATGTGTTTGTTCTCTTGTCTAAATGAGCTTAGGATCTTTCAGGTATGTTATAAAGAAATTCATATCCTTTAGGAATAGCTGACCCTGTCAGTGCTGGGTCATGTGATTGAAAGGTGCTGGCATGTTCATCTCAAGATTTTGTCGATTCATCTCTCTTCATCCTGGGTCTGGAGTTCTGATTTTTGTGAATGCTTGGTTTTAGTGTTCTATCCTCTCCCGCTTCTGATCTCTGTCCTAGCTTTCCATGTTTATATTGCAATCAAGGTTTGACTCTGGAACAAAGAGTATTTGAAGAGATCTGTGAAGCATCATTCCCTCTCTCGTACTTTCTCTCTTTCAAAACACGGAACAATTAATAGCAAATTATTAGAGGGAAAGTGAAGGGCGAGCCTTGGTTTTACCTAatccatcccatgaacaaataTGTCCTCTCCAGTGTTCTTAGAATGTCGTAAGCTATTAACAGTGAATAAATGCTATTGCTCTAATTCTGTTTAGTCGTTTTTTTTTAGCTTCCCTTCTCATTTCTGGTTTTCTTTTCTATGGTCATGTGTACCTTATTCTTGAAGATTGTATACTGTCTCCAATCCAGGGGACTTACTGAAGACACAATAAAGCTATCCGAATTCGAATTGAAGTGTGGCTTCTCTGAGCAGTGTGTATCTGGGGTGTGTGTGCGTATATAATAATTGGTTGTGGATGGATTTTTTCTGTCCTGCTTCCTTTCTCTGAGCAGTGTGGCttcttttttctcatttttctgtCCTGCTTCTTTAAGATGCATAGAAATTCAAGAATCTACAGCATTTTTTCCCTCCTCAAAATTGCTTTGTCATCTGACCCAAGAATAATGCAACTTGCCCTGCATCTTCAGGCAACCTGGGGAGGGAGGAGGGTGTGTTTCATATTTATGTGTgcattcattattattattattatgcttGTTATCTCACAACCTTCATCATATTTGGTTGGACCCTACCCATTACCTTTATTACACTGCGCCCTGATCACACTGCAATTGCCCCATATGATCTGCGACGAGCTCAGATTATAGAATATGTCTGATGCACTGGATATGATGTGCCCAACCTGGGATATGATGTTAGGCATATTTGAATTCTAGTTGGTTTTATAAGGTTGCTCTTGTAAGCTCCGTCTTTCTAACTACTCTGAGTCTGCAGATTAATGTCATGTTTTGGTGTGTGTGGCATAAGTAGGGGAACTTGACATGTTTATGGAGCTACTTCATCAATTCTTTTATTCTCAAGAAATAAAGTTCACTATCCTTTAATTACCCAAAACTAGTATGTTTAGACCAGTTCTGTTGTTTTCTAGTTGCTTTTCTGATAGTCTCTGATGGTAGCTTTTGTCCAGGAAGAtacattttatttgtttttcgaGACCAAGAACTCTATCACATCGCAAGGAGACATTGGTGTTGCTATGAGCAAGGATAAGGGTGTGACATGGCAGCACCTGGGTATCGCGTTGGATGAGGAATGGCATCTTTCTTATCCATATGTTTTCAGCTATCAGGGTCAAGTAAGATCAAATTTCTTCTTTATTGAATGCAAAATTGTCATTGCTTGGATTCTTGATTGTTGAAACCAACAAATTCCTTTAGCTTTCAATTTTTGATAACTTtatgtttcttctttttcatcttttgaATTCTCAGATCTACATGATGCCTGAAGGCAGTAAGAAAGGGGAGCTCCGGCTGTATCGAGCATTGAATTTTCCCTTGAAGTGGAAATTGGAAAAGGTCATTCTGAAGAAGCCCCTTATAGATTCATTCATTATTGACTATAATGGTTACCACTGGCTGTTTGGGTCAGATTTCAGTGCTTTTGGTGCCAAAAAGAATGGAGAGCTTGAAATCTGGTATAGCAGCTCTCCTCTTGGTCCTTGGAAACCTCACAAGCAGAACCCAGTTCATAACACTGATAAGAGCTTGGGTGCTAGAAATGCAGGCAGGCCATTCTTGTACAATGGCAAGCTCTATCGCACGGGGCAAGATTGTGGCAGCACATATGGGCGGCGGGTACGTGTTTTTAGAGTTGACGTTCTCACCACAGACGAATTTGAGGAAGTTGAAGTCCCGCTTGGCATCGATGAGCCCCGAAAAGGCCGTAATACTTGGAATGGGGCTCGTTATCATCACCTAGATGTGCAAAAGCTTCAATCAGATGAATGGGTTGGAGTGATGGATGGTGATCGAGTTCCCTCAGGTGATTCTGTTGGCCGGCTTATTAAGGGCTACACAGCATTTGGGGCAGCTATTGCTCTAGTAATATTGTTAGGGATGTTGTTGGGTGTAATCAAGTGTGTTTTACCCCTTAGCCGGTGCCTTCCCATCTCAGGAAAGCGAAGTGATGCCTTCCAGGCAGGAGAGAAGCATCGTCATCTATATTCTAAGCTTAGATGTCTCTTTGCGCATGTGAACAAGCTAGGTTCTCCAATCCAAGGAAGAATCAAACCTACCACCTGTACAGGCCGATCAGTTCTAGCTGTTATATTTTTGTTCATGGTTGCATTAACCTGTATTGGCACCCATTACGTATATGGAGGCAATGGTGCAGAAGAGGCTTATCCGGTGAGAGGACATTTGTCTCAGTTCACACTGCTTACCATGACATATGATGCTCGCCTGTGGAATTTGGAGATGTTCGTGAAGCATTACTCAAGATGCTCTTCAGTAGGGGAGATTGTGGTAGTGTGGAACAAGGGTGAGCCTCCAACTCTAAGTGACTTGGATTCCACTGTGCCAGTTAGGATCAGAGTGGAGAAGAGGAACTCTTTGAACAACAGGTTCAATGCAGACCCACTGATAAAGACACGAGCAGTTCTTGAACTTGATGATGATatcatgatgacatgtgatGATGTGGAGCGTGGATTCAAGGTCTGGCGTGATCACCCTGATAGAATTGTGGGATTCTACCCACGGCTCGCAGAAGGGATCCCACTTAAGTATCGGGATGAGAAGTATGCTCGGGGACGAGAAGGGTATAACATGATACTAACAGGAGCTGCATTCATAGATCATAATGTGGCATTTAAAAGATATTGGAGCAAGGAGGCAGAAGAGGGAAGGAAGATTGTTGACAAGAATTTTAACTGTGAGGATGTGCTTCTGAATTTCTTATATGTGAATGCAAGTGAGTCAAAGAAGACGGTAGAGTATGTGAAGCCTTCCTGGGCTATAGACACATCAAAATTCTCCAGAGTAGCCATTAGTCGTAACACAAAGGCACATTATCAAGTAAGAAGTGAGTGCCTTGTTAAGTTTTCAGAGTTATATGGGAATTTGGCTGCCAATAGATGGGGTTTTGATGGCCGGAAAGATGGTTGGGATGTATAGTAGCATGGgctcatggcatagttttgtcAACAGTTTTGCCCATTCCATCATGTTACTCTAGTTGCCATCTATAACTGTAATTTATTTTGTGTTATTTTCCATTTTGGGGAATATAGACAGCTGGGACTGCTTGACATGTAAGATTATTTTCAGAGTTAAACGTTTTTTAGTTTTCCCCAATATTGTCATTTTATCAATATATGCTTGTCCAGACCTTCAATTACCAATTTTCTTTGTTAAATTTTCAGTTACCACCCGAATGCCAACCGACTTCAACATTCAAGGTTTCATGAAAAAGCTATGCAACTGAGCAAATTTGCATATATATAACAACCATCCAGGCCAAAGTAACCGATGAGAATCGATAAGGAACGGTTTATGATGGCCTCTAATTTCTCCAAAAGTATGTTGGTGTTTCTGCTCATGTTAGAAGCTTATTTATTTTGACACACTGACAACTTTTTGTCATTAGTCATCTTCCACCAGTAATGaagaaagaagatttcataGATGATTGAAAATCTTAATACAAGTGTTCTGCAATGAATGGCTGTTGTTGGAGAAGGCATGCTGCGATGTGAAAGCCAAATTATGGCAGTCTAAATTGGAGACGTGGGCAATGGTGGTAGACAAAATGAAGCCCTTCTACTGTACAGTCATTTGGAAACTGATGAAATGAAAATAGTGGAACCATGCTCCTCTGATCAGAATTTGCAACTGTTCTTCAGAAAAATCACAATCTCTTGCTGCAACCATCAGAAGATGGAATGCTTTAGTCAGCCTGTTTTTATTTTGAGAAGGTCAGGTGCAGAACTGTTACTTACTATTAAGCACAGAAGCACACAACCAGCTGCCCCAGGAAACAAGGCATACCAAAGATGCAGCTGATGGAACTTCGCACCATCGATGAACAAGATCGGTAAGCTTGCAGCTACGATTCCCCAAACACATAGTAAAACACAATCAGTTATGCAGTGAAGAAGTGCTGACATATAAAGGAAGCAAATGTTAGGCCAAAGGCAACCGATTGCTTTAACTCAATAATTTACATGTCAGTTTTTCCCGCATGTAAAGCTTAGGCAGTCAATTAACTCCACAGGATCCATATTCCATTCACTAACTTTATTTCAACGGTTTGGACAGGATCAAGCTAATTCCACTGGATGGATGCATTCACATCTAAGCCTTTATGTCTTTCTATAttgtaaagaaaataaaacattaaCTATCGAGTGGTTTCATATACTAAATTACCTTGATTCTTAGAATATAAACCGTGCAATTATGCAAAGAATTTAGCATTTCTTCATTAATTTTTGATGCAAAAAGCATTTGAATTGGCtacttaattaatcatttatgattatGAAAGCAGCTGTTAAGATCCAGAAGAGGACTTGACCTGTTTTCCTTACTTTTGTTATAACTAGTTTCTCCTTGACTAGTTGAAGTATGCATTAGTTTCATATACCCTACTGAGTGACGGCAATGCCAAGATTCAAACGAGGAATTGGCTAGACTTAGTAAAAAGAAGTCTGAATTTttaatctttgaattttggatgcACTTGAACTTCTAAGATATCATCCTTAGCCCTGGTCAAATTTAGGGCCTGGTCCCCAAGTACTCAAATATTACCAAATAAATACCATCCTAATCAAATTGCTCCATGAATACCATTTATACTTTTTCTCATGCTTTTCCACTATTTTGATTTTGTGCTTTTTAGTCTCCATGAAGGGCATATTCTTCGAACttcatgcatgagatgcaatatgCCCTTTCAATTCGCGAAACCCTACGAGGTATTAAGAATCTTTAAAATTCTGAGGCCATGAACGGGTAGAACCTTTTTAATACAGGATGCTGTCCTGTATGTCACAAGTACTGTAGACTAAAATAATGTATTCCAGCAACGTGTTCATGGCTCTTCTAGCTATTTAATACAACAGTCAAATATCTTGTACTATTGTTATATCACATACGGTTTGCCTGAAACTTTTGAGAATCTGAATACAATAGTAGCAGCTAAAACAGTTGTTGCTACCTGCTAAGCAGAGGGGTGTGACCATTAGAGCAAGCCGCACTTTATATATAAAACAGATTAATTCTTGTGAAAGGGTGGGTCAAGTGAATAAATAGTTATGgtttgaaaactatttaaatttTGAGAATAAGATTAACCAAGTTGTGTGTGGCCTTCCACATGTAAATCATTTTTCATTAACATCTGTTTCTATGTACCGATAAGATAGAGGATGATTAAAACACTGATGTCGTGATAACCAAAGATGCTTGCTTTTAATATATGTATCATCCTTCCGGTAAAACTAATTTCAGACCATAAGAACTTATCAAGTCTGAAATGCATTATATCATAATTCTTTTTGCTGTAAGTATTTACCTCAATGACCGTGTTTTATATTAGATATTTTACTAAACATAAACTGCTTTGCATGCATAAAAGAAAGGCTAGGGTCTTATTATGCATATATTATCTTGGCATATAAAAGAATGGTCAGAAGCCACAAACTGTCAAAGAATCTTTTCTTGCAAACAGTTGTCAACAAAATTAATAAACTAAAAGATACTGAAATTTGTTTTATGATCCGAAATTGTTTGTCCCGTAATATATCAGgctcatttattttatttaacccaAATCCAGAAGCTTGACTCATCCTGATTAAGTTCAGAGACCAGTCTGGTCTAGATTACTGCAAAAATCAAGTCATATTTGGTTTGATATGATTTGACCCAGTTTTGCTTGAAATTGACTCGATCATCCAATAGGACCTGTTAAGCTTAGTTTGGACATGTCTTCAATTAATAGGTCTAAGTCAGGTTGAAGTTTTGTCTGTCTGGGTTGAAACAACCTATCAATAATCTCAAGCCATACTTGCAGCATAATCTTGATGTATGGCGACACATCGCAAATTGTGAGAAAAATACCTGGAGGATGGGTGGCACCTGTGATGATCATGAATGCTATAGATGCAGCAAGAGCAGTTCCTCTAGCCAACCAACCTGGCCCAAATATTGACAATGCTAATACCCCAAATGCTGCACAACCAACCTGGGCAACGAACATGTTGTATTTCTGCACCACCATCCAACTTCAAGATATCATCATATAATAAAAACAGTTACTAGCACTGTTGGCTAGCTAATTTAGTTTAACAGTCCATTTAGCTAAAATAGATCCCTTTGTGTCGCATGCCTACAGTTCAATCTTCATGTCTGAATTGTAGTTCAATCAGTTTCAGGTCATGCAAACAAATTATGGATGAGCAAATAGATGCCTTGCATTAGATAATGCACAAGAACTTTAATTCTGTGTAGGTAATATATGATTTCTAATAATGCCCACTTGTTAACATAAAGCCTCATAATGCCCACTTGTTACCGAAATGTACAACCAACAGCAAGGCATGGAATTTGATGAGGTTTCAAAGTTAACATATCTTCCACTCTTTGTATTGTTCGTTCTAATGAGTAATCTGACAGCTAGATATAATTTACAGTAATCTTCAGCAAACATTCTATACattcaaacccttttgcaaCCTCAATGGGTAGGGTTGCACAATGACGGACCTTATGGCAAGAAACTTggaaagaaggagaaaaggaGTTCACCAAGTGAATTACCTAATGTTTTATTATTCAGTTCTTCTTCCTAGTAAGTGCGGTCTCTCCTATAGCTTTAGGCCAAGTTACTCGAAAAGACCCAACCGAATCAGTGTCCCTTTGTTATGAtcaatccaattcaaaatttctTAACACAAGAACAACCTAAAAGTTTCCTTGCATAATTCACATTCCTTGAGCTGATTCTAGGATAAAATTTTGAGCTTTCGTGATGATTAAGAAAGGCAGAACGCCAAACTAGTTAATTTTCGGGTCCAATGTTAGCTTTTCAATGAGTGGATGAATACCTTACAGTATTGTTGGTTTATGCCTCCAGGAGGAATCAGTCCAAGAATATTCACATATCATGCCTTCCATCTTGCATTGCCTTTAGTTCTCATTTTTGAATTGCTTCAAGAGAATTTGAGGGCCCCAAAAGCATCTTGTGCTTGGTTTATTTGTTTCATATTCTCTGGGAAAGCATCATACTGGACATCCAAAGGATCAATAGCTTCTCGTTATCGATCAATTATGGCAGCTGATTACTTGCTTGTTTAAGCTGAAGGATCTATGGCTCCTACATTTCCTGAGAACAAGCTGCTCTTGCTCTAACAGACTACACAAGAGGCAACTCTATCCTCTATCTGACTTGCTCAACTCCAAACAAATATGTAATGCAGGTCTTCCCTCTTCTCGTATCGGGTCGGGAACGAAAGCTTTCTAATGTGGGCAGAGACTTCCGGATCGACTGTAACTAAAGGATCCTCTGGTTCCACATTC
It includes:
- the LOC103710191 gene encoding glucosamine inositolphosphorylceramide transferase 1 — protein: MAGRMSARWRWEQCLRSTTLGFFFSAAVLLGSVAALFAWLTFSPFPKPIASVSSSSSSTAALGCRPDGEGSWSIGIFYGDSPFSLKPIESWNVWRNESAAWPVANPVFTCASASEAGFPSNFVADPFLYIQEDTFYLFFETKNSITSQGDIGVAMSKDKGVTWQHLGIALDEEWHLSYPYVFSYQGQIYMMPEGSKKGELRLYRALNFPLKWKLEKVILKKPLIDSFIIDYNGYHWLFGSDFSAFGAKKNGELEIWYSSSPLGPWKPHKQNPVHNTDKSLGARNAGRPFLYNGKLYRTGQDCGSTYGRRVRVFRVDVLTTDEFEEVEVPLGIDEPRKGRNTWNGARYHHLDVQKLQSDEWVGVMDGDRVPSGDSVGRLIKGYTAFGAAIALVILLGMLLGVIKCVLPLSRCLPISGKRSDAFQAGEKHRHLYSKLRCLFAHVNKLGSPIQGRIKPTTCTGRSVLAVIFLFMVALTCIGTHYVYGGNGAEEAYPVRGHLSQFTLLTMTYDARLWNLEMFVKHYSRCSSVGEIVVVWNKGEPPTLSDLDSTVPVRIRVEKRNSLNNRFNADPLIKTRAVLELDDDIMMTCDDVERGFKVWRDHPDRIVGFYPRLAEGIPLKYRDEKYARGREGYNMILTGAAFIDHNVAFKRYWSKEAEEGRKIVDKNFNCEDVLLNFLYVNASESKKTVEYVKPSWAIDTSKFSRVAISRNTKAHYQVRSECLVKFSELYGNLAANRWGFDGRKDGWDV